ATTGAAAGCGCAAGCTTTCATCGGCAGGTTGCTTCGTCACGTGCCGGAAAAAGGCACCCATGTGGTAAGGTCCTATGGGCTGTTACATCCCAATTGTCGTGAAAAGCTCGATTGGGCACGCAAATTGTTGGGCCAGGCGCCGTATGTGCCGACACTGAAAC
The Desulfobacterales bacterium DNA segment above includes these coding regions:
- a CDS encoding transposase, which encodes LKAQAFIGRLLRHVPEKGTHVVRSYGLLHPNCREKLDWARKLLGQAPYVPTLKLPSAMELLQRMFPDQPIGRCPRCATELRTVFIYRGGQAPGLKLAA